The Arcobacter roscoffensis genome segment TTCATTTACATGCTTAAAGTATGCATTAGTACCTTTTTCAACTGATTCTCCCCATGTTTTAATAATTCCAGTTTTAGGAACGGACATACCTATTTTAATAGTATTGCTTGGAAAAATTTCATCTTTGAAATATATATAAAAAATGATAAATATAAATAGTAGTATTGGTAATCTTTTAATCATACTTTAGTTTACAAAAATATGTTCAAAATATAGCTTTAATACACTAAATATAAAAGTTTTATATCTTTTGTAAAAAACATAGTCCTTATAAGTAACACCCTTTAAAATATAGGTAAAAAGTTTTTTAATATTTAAGGTTCATTTAAAAATATACTATTAGAATTAGGTAAAATATTTTTTACCATTGATAAGGGCATAGGTTATGCAAGAATTTATATATTACAACCCAAAAGGTTTAGATTTCCCTGTTAGCGAAGAGATACTAGTATCTACTAACTTAGATGAAATAAAAGAAAAAAGTTTTTTAATCTCTAATACTTCTGAGGTAAATGCAGAAGTAAATGCAGATGAAATCGATTTTTATATCAAAAATACAAAAGACTCAATGGCAGCTCAAATTGAAAATGTTTATAAATTATATGATATAGCTGCTAATAAGTACGATTTTGCTCAAGATATATCTTACTCACAAGAAGTTACAAATCAATTACTTTTAGTTGCAAATACTAAAGAAGAGTATGAAAAATTTGTAGCCTGTATTAAGCCTGATGATTTTGAACTATTTTTTGTACAAGAAAATATCATCAAATCTATTTCAGGTCATATTGGAAACTTAAGTGTTATTGTTGATGATGAAGGCAAAGATGTAACTTTAAATGTTTCTCAGATTGTTTGGTATGATGCCAAAGAAGAGGGAATTAAGCAAAGTGGATGCTTTGATCCAAAAGAATCAAGTGAAGAGGAAGTTGTATCTTTACTAAAAGAAAATATCAACTCTTACTCTTACAAAAAATTTACAACATATGATAAAACAATCTGTCAATATAATGAAAGAAGAGAAGTTATTTGTTCTAAATGTGAAGAGGTTTGTCCTAGTGTTGCTATTACAAAAGATGACGAAACAAAAGTATTGTCTTTTTCACAAATAGATTGTCATGGATGTGGTGGATGTATTTCTGTTTGTCCAAGTGGTGCACTTGATTATGCTCCATCAAATAGAGAGTCTCTTTTTGAAATGAGCAAAGCGTTTGCAAACACTCATCCTTTAATTACACCTCAAAAAATGAACATTTCTTCTTTAGAAGTTGAATTAAAAGAGGGTGTTTTACCTTTTGCAATTGAGGGTGAAAAGTTTTTAGATGAAACTGCTTTTTTAACTTTAGCTCAGATTTCAGGTTCTCAACTTGTGTT includes the following:
- a CDS encoding 4Fe-4S binding protein, encoding MQEFIYYNPKGLDFPVSEEILVSTNLDEIKEKSFLISNTSEVNAEVNADEIDFYIKNTKDSMAAQIENVYKLYDIAANKYDFAQDISYSQEVTNQLLLVANTKEEYEKFVACIKPDDFELFFVQENIIKSISGHIGNLSVIVDDEGKDVTLNVSQIVWYDAKEEGIKQSGCFDPKESSEEEVVSLLKENINSYSYKKFTTYDKTICQYNERREVICSKCEEVCPSVAITKDDETKVLSFSQIDCHGCGGCISVCPSGALDYAPSNRESLFEMSKAFANTHPLITPQKMNISSLEVELKEGVLPFAIEGEKFLDETAFLTLAQISGSQLVFYTDFISKGSGDAIRIVNDIYQKKYGKDAIIVAMNEEELSEALKEVSFIEGSNFNFNQEGLKKREIFSHRLQKLVGDEDLGEVKTGEHVHYGLVNVNEDKCTLCLVCVGACNVDALQADAKDNTLRLNPSLCTSCGYCEVSCPETDCLEIERDVIKLQPMWFKENILAQDELFACVECGVEFATKKSVEKIAAIMGPVFANDPVKEKSLYCCADCKPKIMMQNYYDQKKQGMSNAR